In one window of Halomarina pelagica DNA:
- the gvpH gene encoding gas vesicle protein GvpH gives MTDSNSTDDGSERTDAEARDESRPRERETGFRLEIGLGPITDLLGGLVDVDVSRLEEGERRHPAERGERHGVSRRPSSPADEAEPAASGDYHVQTYRSEGELTVVADLPGVDEDDLLVGLDERSNDLVVAVHDRVVERISLPWSDVVVPRVRFNNGVLDVCIRPATGDDAPEDE, from the coding sequence ATGACGGATTCGAATTCGACCGACGACGGAAGCGAGCGAACGGACGCGGAGGCTCGAGACGAGAGCCGGCCGCGCGAACGAGAGACGGGGTTCAGACTCGAGATCGGACTCGGACCGATCACCGACCTCCTCGGCGGTCTCGTCGACGTCGACGTCTCCCGCCTCGAGGAGGGGGAGCGACGGCACCCGGCGGAGAGAGGAGAGCGACACGGCGTAAGCCGCCGCCCCTCGTCGCCCGCCGACGAGGCCGAACCGGCCGCGTCGGGGGACTACCACGTCCAGACGTATCGATCGGAGGGGGAGCTGACCGTCGTCGCCGACCTGCCGGGCGTCGACGAGGACGACCTGCTGGTCGGACTCGACGAGCGGTCGAACGACCTCGTCGTCGCGGTGCACGACCGGGTCGTCGAGCGGATCTCTCTCCCCTGGAGCGACGTGGTGGTCCCCCGGGTGCGGTTCAACAACGGCGTGCTCGACGTCTGTATCCGACCAGCAACCGGCGACGACGCGCCGGAGGACGAGTAG